Proteins from a genomic interval of Acidimicrobiales bacterium:
- a CDS encoding glycosyltransferase family 39 protein, producing MAAEPVVEVTPGTEADDRDPAERPPARRPGLDARHAVLAAVVVGGLLRLAWVILATRAPVFPTDPSEYLRIASELSEGRSPTFGGVSGPSAYWSPGYPFVLAPFVGFAERTGLLSPAFAASLVNVGASLLTIWFTALLAERWIGARAKVTAAWLVALCPSLIYYTSTAHTETAFTPVLLGAYVLAGSSTRDVPGRNWVLVGLLVGLGVLFRAPGIIGLAAPVLALRVRRGSWRASWRQSARATGLVVAGAAVLLVPWTVRNGVQVGIWSPGSTSNASALCFGHNDDISANWTKSLANRELQIECFRGSPYDDPAGYVANGQEVPPGISETPPDEVAWYGDRVSDALAWAASHPVQEVKLTVAKVWETWSDEGRVVEAARNYQSATWAGAWMKPLGALANLWLWVVGALAIAGLALVPACRRALPIWVPIVLFTLAIVAALAQPHYRFPVLPLVAILAAGFLARRHLDDEPGDAGADRAPEAANPPNTAGASA from the coding sequence ATGGCGGCCGAGCCCGTCGTCGAGGTCACGCCCGGGACCGAGGCCGATGACCGCGATCCCGCCGAGCGACCCCCTGCCCGGCGCCCGGGCCTCGACGCGCGCCACGCCGTCCTCGCCGCCGTGGTGGTGGGAGGCCTCCTCCGGCTCGCCTGGGTGATCCTGGCCACCCGCGCCCCCGTGTTCCCGACCGATCCGTCCGAATACCTCCGCATCGCGTCCGAGCTGTCCGAAGGGCGGTCGCCGACGTTCGGAGGGGTCAGCGGGCCGAGCGCGTACTGGTCCCCGGGCTACCCGTTCGTGCTGGCCCCGTTCGTCGGGTTCGCCGAGCGCACCGGGCTCCTCAGCCCGGCCTTCGCCGCGTCCCTGGTGAACGTCGGCGCCAGCCTGCTCACGATCTGGTTCACCGCGCTGCTGGCCGAGCGGTGGATCGGCGCCCGGGCGAAGGTGACGGCGGCATGGCTCGTCGCGCTCTGCCCCAGCCTCATCTACTACACGTCGACGGCCCACACCGAGACCGCGTTCACCCCGGTGCTGCTCGGGGCCTACGTCCTGGCCGGCTCCTCCACCCGTGACGTGCCGGGGCGGAACTGGGTCCTCGTCGGTCTGCTCGTGGGCCTCGGCGTGCTGTTCCGGGCACCCGGGATCATCGGGCTGGCGGCACCCGTGCTCGCCCTGCGGGTCCGCCGTGGCTCATGGCGAGCCTCCTGGCGACAGAGCGCACGGGCCACCGGGCTCGTCGTCGCCGGCGCCGCGGTGCTGCTCGTGCCCTGGACGGTCCGCAACGGGGTGCAGGTCGGGATCTGGAGCCCGGGGTCGACGAGCAACGCCTCGGCCCTCTGCTTCGGACACAACGACGACATCTCGGCCAACTGGACCAAGAGCCTCGCCAACCGCGAGCTCCAGATCGAGTGCTTCCGAGGCTCCCCCTACGACGACCCGGCGGGGTACGTGGCGAACGGCCAGGAGGTCCCGCCGGGGATCAGCGAGACCCCTCCCGACGAGGTCGCTTGGTACGGCGACCGCGTCTCCGACGCCCTCGCCTGGGCCGCTTCGCACCCCGTGCAGGAGGTCAAGCTCACCGTGGCCAAGGTCTGGGAGACCTGGAGCGACGAGGGCCGCGTCGTGGAGGCGGCCCGCAACTACCAGTCCGCGACCTGGGCGGGGGCGTGGATGAAGCCGCTCGGCGCGCTCGCCAACCTGTGGCTGTGGGTGGTCGGCGCGCTGGCCATCGCCGGCCTGGCGCTGGTCCCCGCCTGCCGACGGGCACTGCCCATCTGGGTGCCGATCGTCCTGTTCACCCTGGCCATCGTGGCGGCGCTGGCCCAACCGCACTACCGGTTCCCCGTGCTGCCCCTCGTCGCCATCCTGGCCGCCGGCTTCCTCGCCCGCCGCCACCTCGATGACGAACCCGGCGACGCTGGTGCGGACCGGGCCCCCGAGGCTGCCAACCCCCCGAACACCGCGGGAGCGAGCGCGTGA